GAACACCAGGAGCCCCGCGATCGACACCCCGACGGTCAGCGCGGAGAACGCGACCGTGCGCCCGGCGGTGCCCATCGTCGTGACCAGGGCGGTGACGACGGCCCCGTCCCCGCGTCGGCGGCGCGCGGAGCGTCCCTCGTCGTCGCCGAGCGCCCGGCCCAGCTCCTCGCGGAACCGGGACACGATGAGCAGGCCGTAGTCGATGGAGAGGCCGAGCCCGAGCACGGTGACCACGTTGACGACCGACGACTCGAGGTCGTCCATCAGGTACGACAGGCCGACGAGCGCACCCAGGCCGCCCGCGATGGACGCGACGGCGCCGACGATCGGCATGGCGGCGGCGAGGAACCCGCCGAACACCAGCACCATGATCAGCAGCGCCACCGGCAGCGCGATCGCCTCGCCCGTGGTGAGGTCCCGCTCGACCTGGTCGGTGATGGCCGAGACGATCAGGGAGGTCCCGCCGACCAGGCCGGTGGCGCCGGGGGCGACGTCGTCGAGCGCGGCCGGCACCTCGCGCAGCCGCTGCTCGACGTCGTGCAGGGCCGCGTCCTGGGTGTCGCCCGCCAGGCCGGGGTCGAGCTCGACGACCACGAGGAACCCGTCGCCGTCGGTGGCCAGCAGCGGCGCGGCCGCGGGGTTCTCGACCCCGTCCGGCAGCACGAACGGGTCGATGACCGAGACCACGCCCGGTACGTCCGCGACCTCGGCGCGCGCGGGCTCCAGGGCGTCCGCGAGGCCCTCCGTCGCGGGGTCGACCCCCTGCACGACGAGCGTCAGCGACGCGCCGGAGGTGTCCGACTCCGCGAGGAGCTCGGTCGCCCGGGCGCTGTCGGAGCCCGGCACCACCGGCTCGCCGGTCGTGAGCCGGTCGAAGAGGTTCTGGCCCCCGACGCCGACCAGCGCCAGCAGCGCGCAGGCGACGGCGACGACCGCCCAGACGGCGAGCGTCAGGCGGGGGTGGCGGGCGACGGTGCGCCCCAGGCTCTCGAACACGCAGGTCAGCATCGCAGGCCGGACGGTGCTCGCGCATCACGGGTGGCGGCGGGGTCGCCGGGTGCGCGCGGGAGCCGCGGTGCCGGGTTGTGGGCGCGGCTGCGTAGGCTCGCCGCATGGACCTGTTCGACGCGGTGACCTCCACCGCGCAGGGCACCCCCGCGCCGTCCGCGGGGGCGCCGCTCGCCGTGCGGATGCGGCCGAGCAGCCTGGCGGAGGTCGCCGGGCAGGAGCACCTGCTGGTGCCGGGGTCGCCCCTGCGGCGCCTCGTCGAGGGCGGTGCGGGCGACGCGTCGCGGCGGGCGGCGCCGTCGTCGGTCGTGCTCTGGGGGCCGCCGGGGACGGGCAAGACGACGCTCGCGTACCTGGTGGCCACGACGTCGGGCCGGCGGTTCGTCGAGCTGTCGGCCGTCACGGCGGGCGTCAAGGACGTTCGGCAGGTGGTCGACGACGCGCGCCGCCGCCTGGCCGCGGACGGCTCCGAGACGGTGCTGTTCATCGACGAGGTGCACCGCTTCACGAAGGCGCAGCAGGACGCGCTGCTGCCGAGCGTCGAGAACCGCTGGGTGACGCTCGTCGCGGCGACGACCGAGAACCCCAGCTTCTCCGTGAACTCGCCGTTGCTGTCGCGCTCCCTGCTGCTCACGCTGAAGCCGCTCGGCACCGAGGACGTGCGGGCGCTGGTGCGCCGGGCGGTCGTCGACGAGCGCGGGCTCGGCGGCGCCGTGCGGCTCGAGGAGGAGGCCGAGGAGCACCTGCTGCGGCTCGCGGGCGGCGACGCGCGCAAGGCCCTGACCGTCCTCGAGGCCGCCGCGGGTGCGGCGCTGGCCGACCGGGACGCGCGCGCGGCCGACCCGGACGCCGACCACGACGGCGAGGACGCGGACGCGCCGGCGGTCGTCGACCTGGCCACGGTCGAGCGCGCGATCGACGTCGCCGCCGTGCGCTACGACCGGGACGGCGACCAGCACTACGACGTCATCAGCGCGTTCATCAAGTCGGTGCGCGGCTCCGACGTCGACGCGGCCCTGCACTACCTCGCGCGGATGATCGCCGCGGGGGAGGACCCGCGGTTCATCGCGCGGCGGGTCGTCATCTCCGCCGCCGAGGACGTCGGCATGGCCGACCCGAGCGCCCTGCAGACCGCCGTCGCCGCCGCGCAGGCCGTGGCGCTGATCGGCATGCCCGAGGCGCGGATCATCCTCGCCGAGGCGGTCGTGCACCTGGCGACCGCACCGAAGTCGAACGCGGCCTACACCGGCATCGACGCGGCCCTGGCGGACGTGCGGGCCGGACGGGTCGGCTCCGTGCCCCCGCACCTGCGCGACGCGCACTACGCCGGAGCCCAGGCGCTCGGCCACGGGAAGGGCTACCTGTACGCCCACGACCACCCGCACGGCATCGCGGCGCAGCAGTACCTGCCGGACGACCTGGTCGGCACGCGCTACTACGCGCCGACGGACAACGGCTACGAGCGGCAGGTGGGCGAGCGGCTCGGGCGGATCCGGGCGGTGCTCGACCAGGCGCCCGCGCCGGAGGGCCACGGCTGACCCCGGCGCGGTGAGGCGCGGCGACGGTTAGGTGCTGGGCTCCCGACCCGGTAGAGTCGACCGGTCGTCCGGGTTGACCGGACGCGCCTGGGGCCCTAGCCAGCCACCGCCGCTCCCGAGCGGTTCGGCACGAAGGTCGGCCCCACGCCCGCCGCGGAACCTCCCGCGTCCGGGTGTGCCGTGAATCGAACGACAGGAAGAACACCGTGAGCAACGTGACCCGTTCGCGCCGCCAGGTGCGCCTCTCGCGCGCCCTGGGCCTCGCGCTGACGCCGAAGGCCGTCAAGCACTTCGAGAAGCGCCCCTACCCGCCCGGTGAGCACGGCCGCGCCCGCCGCCGCACCGAGTCGGACTACGCCGTGCGTCTGCGCGAGAAGCAGCGTCTGCGCGCCCAGTACGCGCTGCGCGAGAAGCAGCTCGCCCGCGCCTACGAGGCCGCCCGCAAGGCCCCGGGCCTGACCGGTGAGGCGCTCGTCGAGGACCTCGAGACCCGCCTGGACGCGCTGGTGCTCCGCGCCGGCTTCGCCCGCACCATCCTGCAGGCCCGCCAGGTCGTCGTGCACCGCCACGTGCTGGTCGACGGCAAGATCGTGGACCGCCCGTCGTTCCGCGTGAAGGAGGGCCAGACCCTCCAGATCAAGCCGAAGTCGCAGACGACGGTCCCGTTCCAGGTGGCCGCCGCCGGTGCGCACCGCGACGTGCTGCCGGCCGTCCCGGGCTACCTGGACGTGCAGCTCGAGAAGCTCTCGGCCGTGCTGACCCGCCGCCCGAAGCGCGCCGAGGTGCCGATCACGTGCGAGGTCCAGCTGGTCGTCGAGTACTACGCCCGCTGACGCAGCCGCGACACCGACCGCGACGCCCCGCACCGCCCGACAGGGACCGTGTGCGGGGCGTCGCGGCCGTCCCGGGCCGCCGCGCCGCTCCCGGTAGGGTTCCGGTGACGCCGCACGGCGACGACACGACGCAGAAGGGCTGGCCATGCTGGGAGACATCGCGGGGCTGATCGCGGCCATCGCCTTCGTGCTGCTGGTCGGCGCGCTCGCCGTGCCGCTGGTGAAGCTCGGCCGGGTGCTGGACGAGACCCGCACGTCCGTCCGGGAGATCACCGAGCACACCGTGCCGATCCTCGACGAGGCGGCGACGACCGTGTCGGCGACCAACACCCAGCTCGAGCGCGTGGACGCGATCACGACCTCCGCGGCGCAGGTCACGCAGAACGTCTCGGCGCTCACCTCGCTGTTCGCCGCGACCGTCGGCGGGCCGATGATCAAGGTCGCGGCCTTCAGCTACGGCGTCCGGCGCGCCCTGTCGGGGCTCGGCAAGGGCCGGTCGGCGCGATGAGACGGCTGTTCTGGGTCGGCGTCGGGGCGGCCGTGGCCGTCGCCGGTGCGCGCCGCCTGGGGCTGCTCGACACCCCGGTGGCCGCGCGCGGGGCGACCCCCGCCGCGGACGGCTCCCTGGGGGCCGCCGCCCTGGCGGCCCAGGCCGCGCGCACCGCCTTCCGGGCCGGGGCGACCACCGCCGGCGCGGTCCGCTCGCTCGCGGACGCCCGGCGGGAGCTGCGGGCCGGTATGGCGGAGCGCGAGGCGCAGCTGCGGCACGACCTCGTCGGCGACGTGGACGTGGACGCCCTGCGGGCCGAGCGCGCCGCGCGGCGCGCGACCACGCCGGACGACGGCGGTGCCGTGCCGCCGGCCTGGCACCACGACCCCGAGGCCCGGTCGGCCGCCCGTGAGGCCCGTGCCCGCCGCGGCTGGGCCGACGAGCCCACCGAGGACCCGGAGGACGAGGACGGCGACGTGCCGTACTCGTTCTACTGACGACGGCCCGCAGCCGCCTAGGCTGCTCCCCGGCCGGACGGGAACACCCCGGGCCGGCGCGACGCTGAGCACGACAGCGGCGGGACGCGGTCCCGCCCACCGACACTGCAGAGGACACCATGCGCACCGCCGAGATCCGCCAGCGTTGGCTCGACTTCTTCGAGGCCCGCGGTCACGCCGTGGTGCCCTCGGCCCCGCTGATCTCGCCCGACCCGTCGACGCTGTTCGTGATCGCGGGCATGGTGCCGTTCATCCCCTACATGCTCGGCGAGCAGACGGCCCCGTGGCCGCGTGCGACCAGCGTGCAGAAGTGCGTGCGGACCCTCGACATCGAGGAGGTCGGCAAGACCACCCGCCACGGCACGTTCTTCCAGATGAACGGCAACTTCTCCTTCGGCGACTACTTCAAGGAGGGGGCGATCACCTTCGCGTGGGAGCTGATCACCACCCCCCAGGACCAGGGCGGCTACGGCTTCGACCCCGAGACGATCTGGGTCACGGTCTACGAGACCGACGACGAGGCGGCGGAGCTCTGGAAGAAGATCGCCGGCCTGCCGGACGAGCGCATCCAGCGTCGCGGCATGAAGGACAACTACTGGTCGACCGGCGCGCGCGGCCCGGCGGGCCCGTGCTCGGAGATCTACGTCGACCGCGGCCCGGCGTACGGGCGCGAGGGCGGGCCGGTCGCGGACGAGGACCGGTACATCGAGATCTGGAACCTCGTCTTCATGCAGTACGAGCGGGGCGACGGGGGCGGCAAGGAGAACTTCCCGATCCTCGGCGAGCTCAAGCAGAAGAACATCGACACCGGCATGGGCCTGGAGCGCGTCGCGTTCCTGCTGCAGGGCGTCGACAACATGTACGAGATCGACGAGGTCTTCCCGGTCATCGAGGCCGCGCAGCAGCTGTCCGGCCGCCGCTACGGCGCCGACCACGAGGACGACGTGCGGATGCGCGTCGTCGCGGACCACGTGCGCTCGGGCCTCATGCTCATGGGCGACGGCGTCGTGCCGTCCAACGAGGGCCGCGGCTACGTGCTGCGCCGCCTCCTGCGCCGCGCGGTGCGGGCGATGCGCCTGCTCGGCGTCGACACGCCGGCGCTGCCGACGCTGCTGCCGGTCTCGCGCGACGCGATGTCCCCGTCGTACCCGGAGCTGGCGCGCGACTTCGACCGCATCGCCCGGGTCGCGTACGCGGAGGAGGAGGCGTTCCTGCGCACGCTGGTGTCCGGCACCTCGATCCTCGACCAGGCCGTCTCCGAGGCGAGGACCGCGGGCGCGTCCGGCACCGCGCCGCTGCTGTCGGGCGAGAAGGCGTTCCAGCTGCACGACACCTACGGCTTCCCGATCGACCTCACCCTCGAGATGGCGGCCGAGCAGGGCGTCTCCGTCGACGAGAAGGCCTTCCGGACGCTCATGCAGGCGCAGCGCGACCGCGCCCGGGCGGACGCCCTGGCCAAGCGCGCGGGCCGCACGGACACCGCGGCGTACCAGGACCTGCACGCGACCCTCAGCGGCTCCGGCGGCAAGCCCGTCGAGTTCGTCGGCTACGACCGCACCACGTCCCGCTCGCGCGTCGTGGGCCTGCTGGTCGACGGCGTGCCCGCCCCGGCGGCGACCGCGCCCGCGGACGTCGAGGTCGTCCTGGACGTCACCCCGTTCTACGCCGAGATGGGCGGCCAGCTCGCCGACCACGGCACGATCGTGCTCGACGGCGGGGCGACGATCGAGGTCGACGACGTGCAGGCGCCGGTCAAGGGGCTGCCGGTCCACCGCGGCCGCCTCGTCGAGGGCACCGTCACGCTGGACGAGCCGGGTGTCGCGGCGATCGACACGGAGCGCCGGATCGCGATCAGCCGCGCGCACACCGCGACGCACATGGTCCACAAGGCGATCCAGGAGGCGCTCGGCCCGAGCGCGACCCAGGCGGGCTCGGAGAACGCCCCGAGCCGCGTGCGGTTCGACTTCCGCTCCGGCCAGGCCGTCCCGCAGGGCGTGCTGTCCGAGGTCGAGGGCCGGGTCAACACCCGGCTGCAGGAGGACCTCGAGGTCACCGACGCGGTCATGCCGATCGCGGAGGCGCGGGCGCTCGGCGCCATGGCGCTGTTCGGCGAGAAGTACGGCGACCAGGTGCGCGTCGTGTCGATCGGCGGCGACTGGTCGCGCGAGCTCTGCGGCGGCACCCACGTGCGCCGCTCGGGCGAGCTCGGCCTCGTGACGCTGCTCGGCGAGTCGTCCATCGGCTCCGGCGTGCGGCGCGTCGACGCCCTCGTCGGTGACGGGGCGTACGGCTTCCACGCCAAGGAGCGCGCGCTGGTGGGGCAGCTCTCGGGCCTGCTCGGGGCGCGCCCCGACGAGCTCGCGGACCGCGTGTCCTCGCTGCTCACGCGGCTCAAGGAGTCCGAGAAGCAGCTCGCGTCCGCGCGCGCCGCGCAGGTCCTCGCGGCGGCGGGCGGTCTCGCCGCGTCGGCCGAGGAGGAGGCCGGCGTGCGCGTCGTGACGCACGACGCCGGCGAGGCCACGGCGGACGACCTGCGCACGCTGGTGCTCGACGTCCGGAACCGGCTCGGAGAGTCCTCGCCGGCGGTCGTCGCCGTCGGCGGCGTCGCGAAGGGCCGGCCC
This is a stretch of genomic DNA from Cellulomonas sp. ES6. It encodes these proteins:
- the rpsD gene encoding 30S ribosomal protein S4; the encoded protein is MSNVTRSRRQVRLSRALGLALTPKAVKHFEKRPYPPGEHGRARRRTESDYAVRLREKQRLRAQYALREKQLARAYEAARKAPGLTGEALVEDLETRLDALVLRAGFARTILQARQVVVHRHVLVDGKIVDRPSFRVKEGQTLQIKPKSQTTVPFQVAAAGAHRDVLPAVPGYLDVQLEKLSAVLTRRPKRAEVPITCEVQLVVEYYAR
- a CDS encoding DUF948 domain-containing protein, with the translated sequence MLGDIAGLIAAIAFVLLVGALAVPLVKLGRVLDETRTSVREITEHTVPILDEAATTVSATNTQLERVDAITTSAAQVTQNVSALTSLFAATVGGPMIKVAAFSYGVRRALSGLGKGRSAR
- the alaS gene encoding alanine--tRNA ligase, whose product is MRTAEIRQRWLDFFEARGHAVVPSAPLISPDPSTLFVIAGMVPFIPYMLGEQTAPWPRATSVQKCVRTLDIEEVGKTTRHGTFFQMNGNFSFGDYFKEGAITFAWELITTPQDQGGYGFDPETIWVTVYETDDEAAELWKKIAGLPDERIQRRGMKDNYWSTGARGPAGPCSEIYVDRGPAYGREGGPVADEDRYIEIWNLVFMQYERGDGGGKENFPILGELKQKNIDTGMGLERVAFLLQGVDNMYEIDEVFPVIEAAQQLSGRRYGADHEDDVRMRVVADHVRSGLMLMGDGVVPSNEGRGYVLRRLLRRAVRAMRLLGVDTPALPTLLPVSRDAMSPSYPELARDFDRIARVAYAEEEAFLRTLVSGTSILDQAVSEARTAGASGTAPLLSGEKAFQLHDTYGFPIDLTLEMAAEQGVSVDEKAFRTLMQAQRDRARADALAKRAGRTDTAAYQDLHATLSGSGGKPVEFVGYDRTTSRSRVVGLLVDGVPAPAATAPADVEVVLDVTPFYAEMGGQLADHGTIVLDGGATIEVDDVQAPVKGLPVHRGRLVEGTVTLDEPGVAAIDTERRIAISRAHTATHMVHKAIQEALGPSATQAGSENAPSRVRFDFRSGQAVPQGVLSEVEGRVNTRLQEDLEVTDAVMPIAEARALGAMALFGEKYGDQVRVVSIGGDWSRELCGGTHVRRSGELGLVTLLGESSIGSGVRRVDALVGDGAYGFHAKERALVGQLSGLLGARPDELADRVSSLLTRLKESEKQLASARAAQVLAAAGGLAASAEEEAGVRVVTHDAGEATADDLRTLVLDVRNRLGESSPAVVAVGGVAKGRPVVVVATNAGAREKGVRAGALVRTASGLLGGGGGGKDDLAQGGGADAARLPEALAGVRDAIRAGA
- a CDS encoding replication-associated recombination protein A → MDLFDAVTSTAQGTPAPSAGAPLAVRMRPSSLAEVAGQEHLLVPGSPLRRLVEGGAGDASRRAAPSSVVLWGPPGTGKTTLAYLVATTSGRRFVELSAVTAGVKDVRQVVDDARRRLAADGSETVLFIDEVHRFTKAQQDALLPSVENRWVTLVAATTENPSFSVNSPLLSRSLLLTLKPLGTEDVRALVRRAVVDERGLGGAVRLEEEAEEHLLRLAGGDARKALTVLEAAAGAALADRDARAADPDADHDGEDADAPAVVDLATVERAIDVAAVRYDRDGDQHYDVISAFIKSVRGSDVDAALHYLARMIAAGEDPRFIARRVVISAAEDVGMADPSALQTAVAAAQAVALIGMPEARIILAEAVVHLATAPKSNAAYTGIDAALADVRAGRVGSVPPHLRDAHYAGAQALGHGKGYLYAHDHPHGIAAQQYLPDDLVGTRYYAPTDNGYERQVGERLGRIRAVLDQAPAPEGHG